A genomic stretch from Chitinophaga agri includes:
- a CDS encoding UbiX family flavin prenyltransferase has translation MKHRIVVAVTGASGAIYARQLLNKLQAASAQTDQVALVLTNNARTVWQTELGTDDYKQLPFKTYSQQDFHAPFASGSGRFDTMIICPCSMGTLGRIATGISNDLITRAADVVLKERRKLICVVRETPYNLMHIKNMMTVTEAGGIICPATPSFYSVPKSIEEVAATVVDRVLDLAGIEQQTFRWGGDQ, from the coding sequence ATGAAACATCGTATAGTTGTAGCGGTTACGGGTGCCAGCGGAGCCATCTACGCCAGGCAGTTACTGAATAAATTGCAGGCGGCTTCCGCACAGACGGACCAGGTAGCACTGGTGCTGACCAATAATGCCCGTACCGTATGGCAAACAGAGCTGGGTACAGACGACTACAAACAATTACCTTTTAAGACGTATTCACAACAGGACTTCCATGCGCCCTTCGCCTCAGGCTCCGGCAGGTTCGATACCATGATCATCTGCCCCTGCTCCATGGGCACCCTGGGCCGCATCGCCACCGGTATCTCCAATGACCTGATCACCCGGGCAGCAGACGTTGTCCTGAAAGAAAGAAGAAAACTGATCTGCGTAGTAAGGGAAACCCCCTATAACCTGATGCATATTAAAAATATGATGACGGTGACGGAGGCTGGCGGCATTATCTGCCCTGCCACTCCTTCCTTTTACAGTGTGCCTAAAAGCATAGAAGAGGTGGCGGCTACCGTCGTGGACCGTGTACTGGACCTTGCAGGCATCGAACAACAAACCTTCCGCTGGGGAGGCGATCAGTAA